One genomic segment of Streptomyces sp. RerS4 includes these proteins:
- a CDS encoding prenyltransferase/squalene oxidase repeat-containing protein → MNVRRSAAALAASAVLCVGAAPAALADTPPPSPSAPPVVPSGLFGKADPTYDGVWRQSLALLAQRTVGLKPAPQAVDWLTGQQCANGGFASFRADAAKACEATTMLDTNATAMAVQALKALGGKDEAVKKGVDWLKSVQNEDGGWAYVPGSPSEGSSTAIVTSALAVAGEKPADVKSKAGKSAHDGLLAFQLGCSTEPAADRGAFGYQPADGKLAANADATAAAALAAVGKGALVAPAGADTPATALTCPATAGDVAGAAQGAAGYLAEALKKDGHLTAVTPGADQPTADTGNTADAVLALAATGHRQSAAPALEWLKGNTAQWSQGNPAALGTLILVAHATGTDPKAFGGADLVSALNATGPAPQQAEAKPNEAKGDKGDKAKDQGSGNQNVWWIVGAGAAAGMGIGILLSGRRKKNQL, encoded by the coding sequence ATGAACGTTCGCCGCAGCGCCGCCGCGCTCGCCGCCTCCGCCGTGCTCTGCGTGGGCGCCGCCCCCGCAGCCCTCGCCGACACCCCGCCGCCGTCCCCGTCGGCGCCGCCGGTCGTCCCGTCCGGCCTGTTCGGCAAGGCCGACCCGACGTACGACGGCGTGTGGCGCCAGTCCCTGGCGCTGCTGGCCCAGCGGACGGTCGGCCTCAAGCCGGCCCCGCAGGCCGTCGACTGGCTCACCGGCCAGCAGTGCGCGAACGGCGGCTTCGCCTCGTTCCGCGCGGACGCCGCGAAGGCCTGCGAGGCGACGACCATGCTCGACACCAACGCCACCGCCATGGCCGTGCAGGCCCTGAAGGCCCTCGGCGGCAAGGACGAGGCCGTCAAGAAGGGCGTGGACTGGCTGAAGTCCGTCCAGAACGAGGACGGCGGCTGGGCCTACGTCCCCGGCTCCCCCAGCGAGGGCAGCTCCACCGCGATCGTCACCAGCGCCCTCGCCGTGGCGGGCGAGAAGCCGGCCGACGTGAAGTCCAAGGCCGGCAAGTCCGCCCACGACGGCCTGCTGGCCTTCCAGCTCGGCTGCTCCACCGAGCCGGCCGCCGACCGGGGCGCCTTCGGGTACCAGCCGGCCGACGGCAAGCTCGCCGCGAACGCCGACGCCACGGCCGCCGCCGCACTGGCCGCCGTCGGCAAGGGCGCGCTCGTCGCACCCGCCGGCGCCGACACCCCGGCCACCGCCCTGACCTGCCCGGCGACCGCCGGCGACGTGGCGGGCGCGGCCCAGGGCGCGGCCGGCTACCTGGCCGAGGCCCTCAAGAAGGACGGGCACCTCACGGCCGTCACCCCCGGCGCGGACCAGCCCACCGCCGACACCGGCAACACCGCCGACGCGGTGCTCGCGCTGGCGGCGACCGGTCACCGCCAGTCGGCGGCGCCCGCGCTGGAGTGGCTCAAGGGCAACACGGCGCAGTGGTCGCAGGGCAACCCGGCGGCGCTCGGCACCCTGATCCTCGTCGCCCACGCGACCGGCACCGACCCGAAGGCCTTCGGCGGCGCCGACCTGGTCTCCGCCCTGAACGCCACGGGCCCCGCCCCGCAGCAGGCCGAGGCGAAGCCCAACGAGGCCAAGGGCGACAAGGGCGACAAGGCCAAGGACCAGGGCTCCGGCAACCAGAACGTGTGGTGGATCGTCGGCGCGGGCGCCGCCGCCGGCATGGGCATCGGCATCCTGCTGAGCGGCCGCCGGAAGAAGAACCAGCTGTGA
- a CDS encoding energy-coupling factor transporter transmembrane protein EcfT, giving the protein MHAGAWWLWALGLATAASRTTNPLLLGLIVGVAGYVVAARRTDAPWARSYGAFVKLGLFVIGLRLVFSMLLGSPIPGTHTLFTLPEIPLPAWAQGIRFGGRVTAEQLVFAFYDGAKLATLLICVGAANALANPARLLKSLPAALYEAGVAVVVAMTFAPNMVADVVRLRTARRLRGRPTGGVKAVLQIGLPVLEGALERSVAVAASMDARGYGRTAHVPPAVRHTTNALTLGGLLGMCAGTYGLLAAEGAGYGLPVLGIGLVLALAGLRLGGRRSVRTRYRPDRWGVRAWLVAGSGAAVAALLIRAASVDPEGLRPGVVPLVAPALPLWPAAAILIGLLPALVAPVPPTSSKELDR; this is encoded by the coding sequence CTGCACGCGGGTGCCTGGTGGCTGTGGGCGCTCGGGCTGGCCACCGCCGCCTCCCGGACCACCAATCCGCTGCTGCTCGGGCTGATCGTCGGCGTCGCCGGGTACGTGGTCGCCGCCCGCCGCACGGACGCGCCGTGGGCGCGCTCGTACGGGGCGTTCGTCAAGCTCGGCCTGTTCGTGATCGGGCTGCGGCTGGTCTTCTCGATGCTGCTCGGCTCCCCGATCCCCGGCACGCACACCCTGTTCACCCTGCCGGAAATCCCCCTGCCCGCTTGGGCGCAGGGCATCCGCTTCGGTGGCCGGGTCACCGCCGAACAGCTGGTCTTCGCCTTCTACGACGGCGCGAAGCTGGCCACCCTGCTCATCTGCGTCGGCGCCGCCAACGCGCTCGCCAACCCGGCGCGGCTGCTGAAGTCCCTGCCGGCCGCCCTGTACGAGGCGGGGGTCGCGGTGGTCGTCGCCATGACGTTCGCGCCGAACATGGTCGCCGACGTGGTGCGCCTGCGCACCGCCCGCCGGCTGCGCGGGCGCCCCACCGGCGGGGTCAAGGCCGTCCTCCAGATCGGCCTGCCGGTGCTGGAAGGGGCCCTGGAACGGTCGGTGGCCGTCGCCGCCTCCATGGACGCGCGCGGCTACGGGCGCACCGCGCACGTCCCGCCGGCCGTCCGGCACACCACCAACGCGCTCACCCTCGGCGGACTCCTCGGCATGTGCGCCGGCACCTACGGGCTGCTCGCCGCCGAAGGCGCCGGCTACGGGCTGCCCGTGCTCGGCATCGGCCTCGTCCTCGCCCTCGCCGGACTGCGCCTCGGGGGGCGGCGCAGCGTGCGCACCCGCTACCGGCCGGACCGGTGGGGGGTGCGGGCCTGGCTCGTCGCCGGTTCGGGAGCGGCGGTCGCGGCCCTGCTGATCCGGGCCGCGTCGGTGGACCCGGAGGGGCTGCGGCCGGGTGTGGTGCCGCTGGTCGCGCCGGCGCTGCCGCTGTGGCCGGCGGCGGCGATCCTGATCGGCCTGCTTCCGGCCCTCGTGGCCCCCGTACCGCCCACTTCGTCCAAGGAGCTTGACCGGTGA
- a CDS encoding steroid 3-ketoacyl-CoA thiolase, with translation MAAEPVIVEAVRTPIGKRGGALANLHPAYLLGETYREVLARTAIQPDCVEQIVGGTVTHAGEQSMNPARNAWLAMGLPYETAATTVDCQCGSSQQANHMVANMISGGVIDIGIACGVEAMSRVPLGSGSKHGPGKPFPDEWNVDLPNQFEAAERIARHRGLTREDVDRLGVLSQERAAAAWAEERFKRETFAVQVPTTEAEQAAGQGMWRLVDRDEGLRDTSMEGLARLKPVMPTAVHTAGNSSQISDGAAAVMWASRKMARALKLRPRARIVAQALVGSDPHFHLDGPIDATRAVLGKAGMSLKDIDLVEINEAFASVVLSWAKVFDQDLEKVNVNGGGIALGHPVGATGARLITTALHELERRDKEFALITMCAGGALATGTIIQRL, from the coding sequence ATGGCCGCGGAACCCGTCATCGTCGAAGCCGTACGCACCCCCATCGGGAAACGCGGGGGCGCCCTGGCCAACCTCCATCCCGCCTACCTCCTCGGCGAGACCTACCGCGAAGTCCTCGCGCGCACCGCCATCCAGCCCGACTGCGTCGAGCAGATCGTCGGCGGCACCGTCACCCACGCCGGCGAGCAGTCCATGAACCCGGCCCGTAACGCCTGGCTCGCCATGGGGCTGCCCTACGAGACCGCCGCGACCACCGTGGACTGCCAGTGCGGCAGCTCCCAGCAGGCCAACCACATGGTCGCCAACATGATCTCCGGCGGGGTCATCGACATCGGCATCGCCTGCGGCGTCGAGGCCATGAGCCGGGTCCCGCTGGGCTCCGGCTCCAAGCACGGACCCGGCAAGCCCTTCCCGGACGAGTGGAACGTCGACCTCCCGAACCAGTTCGAGGCCGCCGAGCGGATCGCCCGCCACCGGGGCCTGACCCGCGAGGACGTCGACCGGCTCGGCGTCCTCTCCCAGGAGCGGGCCGCCGCCGCCTGGGCCGAGGAACGCTTCAAGCGCGAGACCTTCGCCGTCCAGGTGCCGACCACCGAGGCCGAGCAGGCCGCCGGCCAGGGCATGTGGCGACTGGTCGACCGCGACGAGGGCCTGCGCGACACCAGCATGGAGGGTTTGGCCCGGCTCAAGCCGGTCATGCCGACCGCCGTGCACACCGCCGGGAACTCCTCCCAGATATCCGACGGGGCCGCCGCCGTGATGTGGGCCTCGCGCAAGATGGCCCGCGCGCTCAAGCTGCGCCCGCGCGCCCGGATCGTCGCCCAGGCGCTGGTCGGCTCCGACCCGCACTTCCACCTGGACGGGCCGATCGACGCGACCCGGGCCGTGCTGGGCAAGGCGGGCATGTCGCTCAAGGACATCGACCTCGTGGAGATCAACGAGGCCTTCGCCTCCGTCGTCCTCAGCTGGGCCAAGGTCTTCGACCAGGACCTGGAGAAGGTCAACGTCAACGGCGGCGGCATCGCGCTCGGCCACCCCGTCGGCGCCACCGGAGCCCGACTGATCACCACCGCGCTGCACGAGCTGGAGCGGCGGGACAAGGAGTTCGCGCTGATCACCATGTGCGCGGGGGGCGCGCTGGCGACCGGCACGATCATCCAGCGCCTCTGA
- a CDS encoding SCO2322 family protein, which translates to MSSRRGHTPAGPVLALLSTLGLLLTLFAATPALAASYRYWSFWDAKDGQWAYATQGPSTARPADGTVLGFRFAVSKDAGAEAARPRAAADFAAACADTAPVAGRKRVGVVIDFGLPTDAPGGENPPQDAPRTACAQVAPEATAAEALAEVAKPLRYNGAALLCGISGYPKSGCGEPIADTGNEASGAASPATSASPQAAPATEGSSGPSAGLVAGIAAVAALAAAGIWQSRRRRR; encoded by the coding sequence GTGAGCAGCCGCCGCGGCCACACCCCGGCGGGCCCCGTCCTGGCCCTCCTGTCCACCCTGGGTCTGCTCCTGACCCTGTTCGCGGCGACCCCGGCGCTGGCGGCGAGCTACCGCTACTGGTCGTTCTGGGACGCGAAGGACGGCCAGTGGGCGTACGCCACCCAGGGCCCGTCGACCGCCCGCCCGGCCGACGGCACGGTCCTCGGCTTCCGCTTCGCCGTGAGCAAGGACGCCGGGGCCGAGGCGGCCCGGCCGCGCGCCGCCGCCGACTTCGCGGCCGCCTGCGCGGACACCGCCCCGGTCGCGGGCCGCAAGCGGGTCGGCGTGGTCATCGACTTCGGTCTCCCGACGGACGCCCCCGGCGGTGAGAACCCGCCGCAGGACGCGCCGCGCACCGCCTGCGCGCAGGTGGCCCCGGAGGCCACGGCCGCCGAGGCGCTGGCCGAGGTGGCGAAGCCGCTGCGCTACAACGGCGCGGCACTGCTGTGCGGGATCTCGGGCTATCCGAAGTCGGGCTGTGGCGAACCGATCGCCGACACCGGGAACGAGGCGTCCGGCGCGGCCTCGCCCGCGACGTCCGCCTCCCCGCAGGCGGCGCCCGCCACCGAGGGGTCCTCGGGCCCGTCGGCGGGCCTGGTCGCGGGCATCGCAGCCGTCGCCGCCCTGGCGGCGGCCGGCATCTGGCAGTCCCGCCGCCGCAGGCGGTGA
- a CDS encoding aldehyde dehydrogenase — protein sequence MTELVEHGQLFIGGEWTDPLGTDTIRIVSPHTEQVIGSVPHASRADVDRAVAAARKAFDEGPWPRTTLEERVAVVSRIKDAIAVRHEEIARSISSQNGSPYSWSVLAQALGAMMVYDSAIKVAADYPYEERRQGVLGSILVRREPVGVVAAVIPWNVPQFVAAAKLAPALLTGSTVILKPSPEAPLDSYILADIAREAGLPEGVLSILPADREVSEYLVGHPGVDKVAFTGSVPAGRRVMEVAARNLTRVTLELGGKSAAVILPDADLDATVAGIVPAAWMNNGQACVAQTRILAPRGRYEEIADALAAAAGALVVGDPLDPATQLGPLVARRQQQRSLDYIRIGQEEGAKILSGGGRPKGLERGWYVEPTLFGDVHNGMRIAREEIFGPVVCLIPYGDEAEALRVANDSEFGLSGSVWTADVEHGIDFARGVRTGTFNVNTFSLDMLGPFGGYKNSGVGREFGPEGLSEYLEHKMIHLPAGA from the coding sequence ATGACCGAGCTCGTGGAACACGGACAACTGTTCATCGGCGGCGAATGGACCGATCCGCTGGGCACCGACACCATCCGGATCGTCTCCCCCCACACCGAGCAGGTCATCGGCAGCGTCCCCCACGCCTCCCGCGCCGACGTCGATCGCGCCGTCGCCGCCGCCCGCAAGGCCTTCGACGAGGGCCCCTGGCCGCGCACCACCCTGGAAGAGCGCGTCGCCGTCGTCTCCCGCATCAAGGACGCCATCGCCGTCCGCCACGAGGAGATAGCCCGCTCGATCAGCTCCCAGAACGGCTCCCCGTACTCCTGGAGCGTCCTCGCCCAGGCCCTCGGCGCGATGATGGTCTACGACTCCGCCATCAAGGTCGCCGCCGACTACCCCTACGAGGAGCGCCGGCAGGGCGTGCTCGGGTCGATCCTGGTGCGCCGCGAGCCCGTCGGGGTCGTCGCCGCCGTCATCCCGTGGAACGTGCCGCAGTTCGTGGCCGCCGCGAAGCTCGCGCCCGCGCTGCTCACCGGCTCGACGGTGATCCTCAAGCCCTCGCCCGAGGCCCCGCTCGACTCCTACATCCTGGCCGACATCGCGCGGGAGGCGGGGCTGCCCGAGGGGGTGCTGTCGATCCTGCCCGCCGACCGGGAGGTCAGCGAGTACCTGGTCGGCCACCCGGGCGTCGACAAGGTGGCCTTCACCGGCTCGGTGCCGGCCGGCCGGCGCGTCATGGAGGTCGCCGCCCGCAACCTGACCCGGGTCACCCTGGAACTCGGAGGCAAGTCCGCCGCCGTGATCCTGCCCGACGCCGACCTGGACGCCACCGTCGCCGGCATCGTCCCCGCCGCCTGGATGAACAACGGCCAGGCGTGCGTGGCCCAGACCCGGATCCTCGCCCCGCGCGGCCGCTACGAGGAGATCGCCGACGCGCTCGCGGCGGCGGCCGGGGCCCTCGTCGTCGGCGACCCGCTGGACCCGGCGACCCAGCTCGGGCCGCTCGTCGCCCGGCGCCAGCAGCAGCGGTCGCTGGACTACATCCGCATCGGCCAGGAGGAGGGCGCCAAGATCCTCAGCGGCGGCGGTCGCCCGAAGGGCCTGGAGCGCGGCTGGTACGTCGAGCCGACCCTCTTCGGCGACGTCCACAACGGGATGCGGATCGCCCGCGAGGAGATCTTCGGCCCCGTCGTCTGCCTGATCCCCTACGGGGACGAGGCGGAGGCGCTGCGGGTGGCCAACGACTCGGAGTTCGGCCTCAGCGGCAGCGTCTGGACGGCGGACGTCGAGCACGGCATCGACTTCGCGCGGGGGGTGCGTACCGGCACGTTCAACGTGAACACGTTCAGCCTGGACATGCTCGGGCCCTTCGGCGGCTACAAGAACAGCGGCGTGGGAAGGGAGTTCGGGCCCGAGGGGCTGAGCGAGTACCTGGAGCACAAGATGATCCACCTGCCGGCGGGTGCGTGA
- a CDS encoding transglycosylase SLT domain-containing protein — MPRRSLSPSEGSSVSNAVIRRIAASKKTLAGTVVALGVAGSMLAAVPAQAAPTSAKAIAQQMIKDPAQFAAFDKIISHESGWNHTATNPSSGAYGLVQALPASKMSSAGSDWKTNPATQIKWGLDYMNERYGSPVGAWNFWQANHWY, encoded by the coding sequence ATGCCGCGACGGTCCTTGTCCCCTTCGGAAGGTTCATCCGTGTCCAACGCCGTCATCCGCCGCATCGCCGCTTCGAAGAAGACCCTCGCGGGTACCGTCGTCGCCCTCGGTGTCGCCGGTTCCATGCTCGCCGCCGTTCCCGCCCAGGCGGCCCCGACGAGTGCCAAGGCGATCGCCCAGCAGATGATCAAGGACCCGGCCCAGTTCGCCGCCTTCGACAAGATCATCTCGCACGAGAGCGGCTGGAACCACACGGCGACGAACCCGTCCTCCGGTGCGTACGGCCTGGTCCAGGCCCTGCCGGCCTCGAAGATGTCCTCCGCCGGCTCGGACTGGAAGACCAACCCGGCCACCCAGATCAAGTGGGGCCTGGACTACATGAACGAGCGCTACGGCAGCCCGGTCGGCGCCTGGAACTTCTGGCAGGCCAACCACTGGTACTAG
- a CDS encoding ABC transporter ATP-binding protein: MIRFEQVSVTYDGAARPSLRDADFTLAEGELTLLVGPSGVGKSTLLGAVSGLVPHFTGGRLTGRVTVAGRDTRTHRPRELADVVGTVGQDPPAHFVTDVVEDELAYGMESLGLPPAVMRRRVEETLDLLGLNELRDRPISTLSGGQQQRVAIGSVLTPHPKVLVLDEPTSALDPAAAEDVLAVLQRLVHDLGTTILMAEHRLERVVQYADRVLLLPSPGAAPVLGTPAEIMAVSPVHPPVVSLGRLAGWSPLPLTIRDARRLTPDLRTRLPTTPPTPPAFEARPPAEPALPAPPASPASPAPPASPAFEARVRAEPGFGKGRGGGEAPRSGNRPTLLTRLRRRPANTAPAGAAEGTVATATDVHVRRARAEVLRDITLTVAPGETIALMGRNGAGKSTLLATLIGTVAPASGHVTVGGLAPHRTAPAAMVRRVGLVPQEPRDLLYADTVAAECTAADHDAGAAPGTCRALVSALLPDVPDDTHPRDLSEGQRLTLALALVLTGRPALLLLDEPTRGLDYAAKARLIELLRALAAEGHAIVLATHDVELAAELAHRVIILAGGEIVADGPTAEVVVSSPAFAPQVAKILAPGHWLTVSQVAAALEATDAR; encoded by the coding sequence GTGATCCGCTTCGAGCAGGTGTCGGTGACCTACGACGGCGCCGCGCGCCCTTCGCTGCGCGATGCCGACTTCACCCTCGCGGAGGGCGAGCTGACGCTGCTCGTCGGCCCGTCCGGGGTCGGCAAGTCGACCCTGCTCGGCGCGGTGTCGGGGCTGGTCCCGCACTTCACAGGCGGGCGGCTGACCGGGCGGGTGACGGTCGCGGGCCGCGACACCCGTACGCACCGGCCGCGCGAGCTGGCGGACGTGGTCGGCACGGTCGGCCAGGACCCGCCGGCGCACTTCGTGACGGACGTGGTGGAGGACGAGCTCGCCTACGGGATGGAATCCCTGGGCCTGCCGCCCGCGGTGATGCGCCGCCGGGTGGAGGAAACCCTGGACCTCCTCGGCCTGAACGAACTCCGCGACCGCCCCATCTCCACCCTGTCGGGAGGCCAGCAGCAGCGGGTGGCGATCGGCTCGGTCCTGACCCCGCACCCGAAGGTCCTCGTCCTGGACGAACCGACGTCCGCCCTCGACCCGGCGGCGGCGGAGGACGTCCTGGCGGTGCTCCAGCGCCTGGTCCACGACCTCGGCACCACGATCCTGATGGCGGAGCACCGGCTGGAGCGCGTGGTCCAGTACGCGGACCGGGTCCTCCTCCTCCCGTCCCCGGGCGCCGCCCCGGTGCTGGGCACCCCGGCGGAGATCATGGCCGTCTCCCCGGTCCACCCCCCGGTCGTCTCCCTGGGCCGCCTCGCCGGCTGGTCCCCCCTCCCCCTCACCATCCGAGACGCCCGCCGCCTGACCCCGGACCTCCGCACCCGCCTCCCAACCACCCCGCCGACCCCACCGGCGTTTGAGGCGCGCCCTCCAGCGGAGCCCGCCCTGCCGGCCCCGCCGGCCTCTCCAGCCTCGCCGGCCCCTCCAGCCTCGCCGGCGTTTGAGGCGCGGGTCCGGGCAGAGCCCGGTTTCGGGAAGGGGCGGGGTGGGGGAGAAGCCCCGCGCAGCGGCAACCGCCCCACCCTGCTGACCCGGCTCCGCCGCCGCCCCGCGAACACCGCCCCCGCCGGCGCCGCCGAGGGCACCGTCGCCACCGCCACCGACGTCCACGTCCGCCGCGCCCGCGCAGAGGTGCTGCGCGACATCACCCTCACCGTCGCCCCCGGCGAAACCATCGCCCTCATGGGCCGCAACGGCGCCGGAAAGTCCACCCTCCTCGCCACCCTGATCGGCACCGTCGCCCCCGCCTCCGGCCACGTCACCGTCGGCGGCCTCGCCCCCCACCGCACCGCCCCGGCGGCCATGGTGCGTCGCGTCGGCCTGGTCCCCCAGGAACCCCGCGACCTCCTCTACGCCGACACCGTCGCCGCCGAGTGCACCGCCGCCGACCACGACGCCGGCGCCGCCCCCGGCACCTGCCGCGCCCTGGTCAGCGCCCTGCTGCCGGACGTACCCGACGACACCCACCCCCGCGACCTCTCCGAGGGCCAGCGGCTGACCCTCGCCCTGGCCCTCGTCCTCACCGGCCGACCCGCCCTCCTGCTCCTCGACGAGCCGACCCGCGGCCTGGACTACGCCGCCAAGGCCCGCCTCATCGAGCTGCTGCGCGCCCTCGCCGCCGAGGGCCACGCCATCGTCCTCGCGACCCACGACGTGGAACTCGCGGCCGAACTCGCCCACCGGGTGATCATCCTCGCGGGCGGCGAGATCGTCGCGGACGGCCCCACGGCCGAGGTCGTCGTCTCCTCACCCGCCTTCGCCCCGCAGGTGGCCAAGATCCTGGCCCCGGGCCACTGGCTCACGGTCTCCCAGGTGGCAGCGGCCCTGGAAGCGACGGACGCCCGGTGA
- a CDS encoding MBL fold metallo-hydrolase — protein MPKDSSPSSHSSQVTDHGGGVWGIKVPIPDNPLGHTLVHVLDTDRGPVLIDTGWDDPTSWDALTAGLGALGIVVADVHGVVITHHHPDHHGLSGQVREASGAWIAMHAADTEVVVRTRSAEPGVWFDYMGEKLAAAGAPEEHLAPLRAARASGRLRTLPGLRAAVPDREIVPGEPLPLAGRRLRAIWTPGHTPGHVCLHLEEAHPANLPGNGRLFSGDHLLPGISPHIGLYEDPSDDRITDPLGDYLDSLERVGRLEPAEVLPAHQHAFTDAPARVRELLEHHEERLTGLWRLLAAAPLSPWGLAERMEWNRPWERIPYGSRNIAVSEAEAHLRRLVKQGRAEAVPGTDPVVYRAL, from the coding sequence ATGCCGAAGGACTCGTCACCCTCGTCACACTCGTCGCAGGTGACCGACCACGGGGGCGGGGTGTGGGGCATCAAGGTCCCGATCCCCGACAACCCGCTCGGGCACACCCTCGTCCACGTCCTCGACACCGATCGCGGGCCGGTCCTCATCGACACCGGCTGGGACGACCCCACCTCCTGGGACGCCCTCACCGCCGGGCTCGGCGCGCTCGGCATCGTCGTCGCCGACGTGCACGGCGTGGTCATCACCCACCACCACCCCGACCACCACGGCCTGTCCGGGCAGGTACGGGAGGCCTCGGGCGCGTGGATCGCCATGCACGCCGCCGACACCGAGGTCGTCGTACGCACCCGATCCGCCGAGCCCGGCGTCTGGTTCGACTACATGGGCGAGAAGCTCGCCGCCGCCGGAGCCCCCGAGGAACACCTCGCCCCGCTCCGGGCGGCCCGCGCGAGCGGCCGGCTGCGCACCCTGCCCGGACTGCGCGCGGCCGTCCCCGACCGGGAGATCGTCCCCGGCGAACCGCTGCCGCTCGCCGGCCGCCGGCTGCGCGCGATCTGGACCCCCGGCCACACCCCCGGCCACGTCTGCCTGCACCTGGAGGAGGCCCACCCGGCGAACCTCCCCGGCAACGGCCGGCTCTTCTCCGGCGACCACCTGCTGCCGGGGATCTCCCCGCACATCGGCCTCTACGAGGACCCGTCCGACGACCGGATCACCGACCCCCTCGGCGACTACCTCGACTCCCTCGAACGCGTCGGCCGCCTGGAGCCCGCCGAGGTGCTGCCCGCGCACCAGCACGCCTTCACCGACGCGCCCGCCCGCGTACGGGAGCTGCTGGAGCACCACGAGGAACGGCTGACCGGGCTGTGGCGGCTGCTGGCCGCCGCCCCGCTGAGCCCGTGGGGGCTCGCGGAACGGATGGAGTGGAACCGGCCCTGGGAGCGGATCCCGTACGGCTCGCGCAACATCGCCGTCTCGGAGGCGGAGGCCCACCTGCGGCGGCTGGTCAAGCAGGGCCGGGCCGAGGCGGTACCGGGCACGGACCCGGTCGTGTACCGGGCGCTGTAA
- a CDS encoding ECF transporter S component has product MSRPLRIGPRAAAALLLVTLIGIAAFGWPLLADRQSGLAHSEDAPWLFAALLPLLVAVVVATIADQGMDAKAVAMLGVLAAVGAALRPLGAGTAGLEPMFFLMVLSGRVLGPGFGFVLGSVTMFASALLTGGVGPWMPFQMLALGWFSLGAGLLPGATGIRGRAELAMLAAYGFLGSFAYGTIMNLQGWVILQGMGQGVSFHPGAPVGENLARFVAYCLATSLGWDLGRAALTVVLTLTLGGTLLKALRRATRKAAFDAPVSFESGVEPPLDHAPKRGTNRSFR; this is encoded by the coding sequence ATGAGCCGCCCCCTCCGCATCGGCCCCCGCGCCGCCGCGGCCCTGCTCCTCGTCACCCTCATCGGCATCGCCGCCTTCGGCTGGCCCCTCCTCGCCGACCGCCAGTCCGGCCTGGCCCACTCCGAGGACGCCCCCTGGCTCTTCGCCGCCCTGCTCCCCCTCCTGGTGGCCGTGGTCGTGGCGACCATCGCCGACCAGGGCATGGACGCCAAGGCCGTCGCCATGCTGGGCGTACTCGCCGCCGTGGGCGCGGCGCTCAGACCGCTGGGGGCCGGCACGGCCGGGCTGGAGCCCATGTTCTTCCTGATGGTGCTGAGTGGTCGCGTCCTCGGTCCGGGCTTCGGCTTCGTGCTCGGCTCCGTCACGATGTTCGCGTCCGCCCTGCTCACGGGCGGCGTGGGGCCGTGGATGCCGTTCCAGATGCTGGCCCTGGGCTGGTTCTCGCTGGGCGCCGGGCTGCTGCCCGGAGCGACGGGGATCCGGGGGCGCGCCGAGCTGGCGATGCTCGCGGCGTACGGATTCCTCGGCTCGTTCGCGTACGGCACGATCATGAACCTCCAGGGCTGGGTGATCCTGCAGGGCATGGGCCAGGGGGTCTCCTTCCACCCCGGGGCCCCGGTCGGCGAGAACCTCGCGCGCTTCGTGGCGTACTGCCTGGCGACCTCGCTCGGCTGGGACCTGGGGCGGGCCGCGCTGACCGTCGTCCTGACGCTGACCCTCGGCGGGACCCTGCTGAAGGCGCTGCGCCGGGCCACACGGAAAGCGGCGTTCGACGCGCCCGTCTCCTTCGAATCGGGCGTGGAACCGCCGCTCGACCACGCCCCCAAAAGGGGTACGAACCGTAGCTTTCGGTGA